In Candidatus Poribacteria bacterium, one DNA window encodes the following:
- a CDS encoding HNH endonuclease signature motif containing protein produces MPSESVPAALRRRVRERANGLCEYCRSSDNVSNASFHCDHILPRNAGGKTELANLAWACPWCNTHKHTKIYAPDPQTGQRSPLFNPRTKRWKRRFMWSENLLYIIGRTRTGRATVDALNMNRIEHVNRRKLLMFAGEHPLI; encoded by the coding sequence ATGCCTTCTGAATCCGTCCCTGCTGCTTTACGTCGCCGTGTCCGAGAGCGGGCGAACGGGCTTTGCGAGTACTGCCGATCTTCTGATAATGTCAGTAATGCTTCCTTCCATTGTGATCACATCCTCCCACGAAATGCTGGCGGAAAAACCGAATTAGCCAATTTGGCATGGGCGTGCCCATGGTGCAACACACATAAACACACTAAAATATATGCCCCCGATCCACAAACAGGTCAACGGAGTCCACTCTTTAACCCGCGGACTAAACGATGGAAACGGCGCTTTATGTGGAGTGAAAATCTCCTTTATATTATCGGACGCACGCGGACAGGTAGAGCCACAGTTGATGCTTTAAATATGAATCGTATTGAACATGTTAACCGGAGAAAGTTGTTAATGTTCGCGGGAGAACATCCACTCATATAA